In Brachypodium distachyon strain Bd21 chromosome 2, Brachypodium_distachyon_v3.0, whole genome shotgun sequence, one genomic interval encodes:
- the LOC100822121 gene encoding zinc finger protein ZAT12, producing MMKRLFEEKEMARVLLLVSSRGGQAMPMPMPVCGRGDRALGAPAERAFVCKTCDRVFPSFQALGGHRASHKKPRLDGDGGDLAKPKLHGCSVCGLEFAVGQALGGHMRRHRAAAMASPPTSPPAPETKTFKNHGGVKRGLVWLDLNHPPCGEDSDFGCGSDADGGECGRDMAAAAKLTFHQFLDTGTMAVDCVGY from the coding sequence ATGATGAAGAGATTGTtcgaggagaaggagatggcgcgcgtgctgctgctcgtgTCGTCGCGGGGTGGCCAGgccatgccgatgccgatgccggtgTGTGGGCGTGGTGACCGCGCCCTGGGCGCGCCGGCAGAGCGCGCGTTCGTGTGCAAgacgtgcgaccgcgtgttcCCGTCGTTCCAGGCGCTGGGCGGCCACCGCGCGAGCCACAAGAAGCCGCGgctggacggcgacggcggcgacctcgCGAAGCCCAAGCTGCACGGCTGCTCCGTCTGCGGCCTCGAGTTCGCCGTCGGCCAGGCGCTCGGCGGCCACatgcgccgccaccgcgccgccgccatggcgtcgccgccgacttccccgccggcgccggagacgaagacgtTCAAGAATCACGGCGGCGTCAAGCGCGGGCTAGTGTGGCTCGACCTGAACCATCCACCGTGCGGCGAAGACAGTGACTTCGGGTGCGGCAGCGACGCCGATGGCGGCGAGTGTGGCCGCGACATGGCCGCCGCAGCCAAGCTCACGTTCCACCAGTTCCTGGACACCGGCACCATGGCCGTGGACTGCGTCGGCTACTAG
- the LOC100837982 gene encoding DNA-binding protein HEXBP, protein MIEGYNRIYVGNLAWDITEVDLRKFFSDCKISSIRFGTDKETGDFKGFAHVDFSDGTSLAVAMKLDQNVIKGRPVRIRCAVPRKESQKPNDNANSDSSKNKIRTCFECGTPGHLSFACPNKKPSEDMSTETMAATDSAEAPSKKRRTCYECGVPGHLSSACPNRKASVVVTDEKKANIDSTTSASKKRRTCYECGIPGHLSSACPNKKAAEVVSNNMQPVDEPKSAPSMAFEQSKAADGSNSAPSKRRKCYECGISGHLSSACPNKKDSQINSNEAKPNGDSNTVPPAISDEKKASDDTNPAPPKKKKRRTCYECGIAGHLSSECPNKAAAQAS, encoded by the coding sequence ATGATAGAGGGATACAATAGGATATATGTTGGAAACCTAGCTTGGGACATAACAGAGGTTGACCTGAGGAAGTTTTTTTCTGATTGCAAGATCTCATCCATCCGATTTGGAACCGACAAGGAGACAGGTGATTTCAAAGGCTTTGCACATGTTGATTTTTCTGATGGCACATCTCTTGCTGTTGCTATGAAGCTTGACCAGAACGTGATTAAGGGGAGGCCAGTCAGAATCAGATGCGCTGTTCCCAGGAAAGAAAGCCAGAAACCAAATGACAATGCAAACTCAGATTCATCAAAGAATAAGATCCGTACATGTTTTGAATGTGGCACTCCTGGCCATCTCTCTTTTGCTTGCCCTAATAAGAAGCCTTCTGAAGACATGTCTACTGAAACAATGGCTGCTACAGATTCAGCCGAAGCACCGTCGAAGAAGAGGCGCACATGTTATGAATGTGGCGTTCCTGGTCATCTATCGTCAGCTTGCCCCAACAGAAAGGCTTCTGTAGTTGTAACTGATGAAAAGAAGGCTAATATTGACTCGACTACATCAGCGTCGAAGAAGAGGCGGACATGCTATGAATGTGGCATTCCTGGCCATCTTTCGTCTGCTTGCCCGAACAAAAAGGCTGCTGAGGTTGTTTCTAACAACATGCAGCCTGTTGATGAACCAAAGTCTGCACCTTCCATGGCTTTTGAGCAAAGTAAAGCTGCTGATGGATCAAATTCAGCACCTTCAAAGAGGAGGAAATGCTACGAGTGTGGCATATCAGGTCATCTCTCGTCAGCGTGCCCCAACAAAAAAGATTCTCAGATCAATTCCAATGAAGCGAAACCTAATGGTGACTCAAATACAGTACCTCCAGCCATTTCAGACGAAAAGAAGGCTAGTGATGACACAAATCCGGCGCctccaaagaaaaagaagagacgTACATGTTATGAATGTGGCATCGCTGGCCATCTCTCATCAGAATGTCCTAACAAGGCAGCTGCTCAGGCCAGCTGA
- the LOC100837672 gene encoding uncharacterized protein LOC100837672, translated as MPPTYTFFILCSRSSDTIGLSDPTPWPVTSDLFLFSSPSTFVMFRICSLSSDTAGSAAATSSFCFSAASASSNLLTLLFSFFSFLLSSLRRSTSACSARAAASTSGSSTACFSKSSSSTTTTSSASPSTFLSNSSSSAAGAGGGSSGDGFFGRFGRGRLEDTSRTFMFCASASSPGSASPPGGTSVRSFCFSFFRASTMAAASSRGAAAAAAERFRSREKKRQKPQSQRRQGLHWAGLIWAHISLLSEIRHVDKPIIARPSTAQWVGLLFSALAPPTSSGRSVLEKMAGKAAAAKAAAATAAKWAEAKGYPWKDKLAKYKGELSKGVWGYWELGAWKPLGISGRQRARLRKEVLLAGEEWSYDAPRGEMRTKRKGHKVDRIAAEKRANTVELMKKMPQMLLDYKKRRWEKKMKEEEAAAAKST; from the exons ATGCCACCAACATACACCTTCTTTATACTTTGCTCA CGATCTTCCGACACAATTGGATTGTCAGACCCAACTCCCTGGCCTGTCACTTCTGACTTATTTTTGTTCTCATCTCCTTCCACCTTTGTGATGTTTAGAATCTGTTCA CTATCTTCCGACACGGCAGGATCAGCGGCGGCCACTTCAAGCTTCTGCTTCTccgcggcctccgcctccagcaACCTCCTcaccctcctcttctccttcttctccttcctcctctcctccctccgccgctccacctccgcctgcAGCGCCAGGGCCGCCGCGTCCAcctccggctcctccaccgcctgcTTCTCCAAGTCCTCCtcttccaccaccaccacctcctccgcctccccctcTACATTCTTATCCaattcctcctcttccgccgccggcgcgggcggcggctccTCCGGAGACGGCTTCTTCGGCCGCTTCGGGCGGGGCCGCTTGGAGGACACGAGCCGCACCTTTATGTTCTGCGCCTCCGCGTCATCCCCCGgctcggcctcgccgccgggggGAACGAGCGTGCGcagcttctgcttcagcttcttccGCGCGAGCACcatggctgctgcttcttctcgcggggcggcggcggcggctgctgagAGGTTTCGctcgagagagaagaagaggcagAAACCTCAGAGCCAGAGACGTCAAGGTTTACATTGGGCCGGCCTGATATGGGCTCATATAAGCCTTCTATCCGAGATCCGACATGTGGATAAGCCCATTATAGCCCGGCCCAGTACGGCCCAATGGGTAGGTCTTCTCTTCTCTGCCCTAGCCCCGCCTACGTCGAGCGGCAGAAGTGTTTTGGAGAAGATGGCCGGgaaggctgcggcggcgaaggcggcggcggcgacggcggcgaagtGGGCGGAGGCCAAGGGGTACCCGTGGAAGGACAAGCTGGCCAAGTACAAAGGGGAGCTGAGCAAAGGGGTGTGGGGTTACTGGGAGCTGGGCGCGTGGAAGCCGCTGGGCATCAGCGGCCGGCAGCGCGCGCGACTCCGCAAGGAggtgctcctcgccggcgagGAATGGTCCTACGACGCCCCCCGCGGCGAGATGCGCACCAAGCGCAAGGGCCACAAGGTCGACCGCATCGCCGCCGAGAA GCGTGCGAATACTGTTGagctgatgaagaagatgCCCCAGATGCTCCTCGACTACAAG AAACGTAGGTGGGAGAAAAAGATgaaagaggaggaggctgcaGCGGCAAAGTCTACGTAG